The window TCATGCTCTCCCCAAATTCCTCCTGATCTAAGAGCAGAGAAACCTATATCACCATCCTTCCTAATCCCTTTATTAACCCTATCAAAAACGGCAACTTCTTCAAACTTTTGCTCTCTATGTTTAGCTATGTTTTGACCAATAGCAATAGCAGTTCCGGAAGGAGCATCTTTTTTATGCTTGTGATGAATATCAATAATCTCAACGTCATAATCTTCTAAAATTCTGGATATTTTTCCAGCCATCTCTATTACTAGATTTGCGCCTACACTCATGTTGGGAGAATATAATATTGCAATTGATTGTGAAGCTTTTTCAATTTCTTTAATATGCGTACTAGATAAGCCTGTAGTACCTATAACTAGTTTTTTATCAGTTTCGGTAGATACCTTAAGCAGGTTTTCTAATGCGTCCGCAGATGAAAAATCAATTATTATATCGGAAGCTAGACAAAAATCCAATAATGTATAATTATTTCGGTGTTTTGAAAATTTCGTAACCAGATCAAATTTATCGCTTTGCCTTGCAATAGCTTCCGTAACTGCCGCGCCCATCCTTCCAGAAGATCCATGTAATCCAATATTAATAATGCTCATTTTAGTTCTTTATAAGACTTTCCATAATAAACAAGAGGAGAAATAGAATCCAAATTGTTATTTACTGTTACTTTCAATGCTTTACCTATGAAAATATAATGATCCCCGCATTCTACATGCTTGTATTTCTCGCATTCTATCCAGCTTAAAACATTACTTACCAGGGGTACACCAAAATTATTTTCTGTAAAACTGACATTTTGGAACTTATCAATATTTAAAGAAGCAAAGCGTGTTGCTAAATCTATCTGGTAGTTTGATAAAATATTAATTGCAAAATATTTTGTATTGAAAAAAGCATCGAAACTAGCGGATTTTACATTTAAACAAAACGAAATCAAAGCAGGATCAAGAGAAACCGAAGTAAAAGAATTAGCCGTAAATCCATAAAATCTATTGTCATGTTTGGTGGAAACAATAGTTATGCCAGTAGGATACTTCCCGACTGCAGCTTTAAATTCGTCACTTTGCACCAGCTAATCCCCATTTTTTAGCTAAAGCCTGAGTTGTTCCATTATTTTTAAGGGCTTTAATTGCACGATCTATATCCTGTTTATGAGGCGAATTTTTTGGCATCGCAATAGCAAATGAGGAACTTAAATTTTTCTCAGCAAATCTAGCCAAATCCGGATAAATCTCTATGAATTTTTTAGCTTGAGCTTCCTCTAAAACTAACGCATCAATACGTCTGGATTTTAGTTCTTCTACAAGCATTAAATTACCGGATAAAGAAGTAATAGTAAAATCGTTGGCTGTAGCTAGCTCATTAGCAATTAAGTTCCATGTGGTACCGAGTTGGGCTCCTACTTTTTTACCTTTTAAATCCTTACAATTAGTAAAATTATCCTCTTTTCTATATAAAATTGCAATTTCCGAAGAAATATAAGTAATAGAAAAGTCCACTCTTGAGGATCGTTCTGGTGTATTAGATAAACCAGCGATAACTAGATCCACGCTGTTAGTAGAAAGAGCAGCAAGCAAACTGTGGAACTCCATGTTTCTAAATTCGAGTTTTTTGCCTAAAAATTTTCCGATCTCATTAATAAGATCAATATCAAACCCAACTATTTCACCATTTTGCATAAATTCATACGGTGGATTATCAGCACTAGTGCCAGCAATCCAGACATGATCATTCTTATTATCGGAACAAGCCGGCAATAGCAATAAAAATAAGATAGATAGTAAAATGCTTAGTTTTTTCATTTTAATGGCAAGAAATTGCAATTTTTACAAAGACTTTATTTACAAACACAGTTAAAGTCAACTAACTTGTTTTTAAGCAAGTTATGAGATCATTGTAATCAACCGGTAATTCTTTTTCAAACTCCATCAATACCTCAGTTATAGGATGAATAAAACTGATATAAAAAGAATGCAAAGCTTGATGGTCAAATTTAATAAGCACCTCCCTTAGAGTCTCGGGACAGCCTGTGGTTTTCCTCTTATTATTTCCATAAGTTTGGTCTCCTACTATCGAATGGCCGATATGGCTTAAATGAACACGAATTTGATGAGTTCTACCAGTTTCAAGGCTACATTCAACCAAACTGAACATACCGCTTTTAAAAATCTCTAATGTTTTATAATGGGTAATTGCAGCTTTACCTCCTGATTTTACGGTAGTCATCTTTTTTCGGTCTAATTTACTTCGAGCCATCGGTTGAGTTATGATCCCCTCGGGAGGCTTGATTATTCCCCAAACCAAAGCTTTATATTTTCTTTTAAGCGTTCTTGATTCAATTTGCGTAGCGAGTGCTCGATGGGCCGCATTATTTTTTGCTACAACCATTAAACCCGAAGTATTTTTATCTAACCTATGAACAATACCTGGTCTAATTTCTCCCCCTTCATCCGATAATTTATCAGTATGGTACAGCAAAGCGTTAACCAAAGTATCTTTATAATCACCAGCTCCTGGGTGGACTGTCATGGAGGATGATTTATTTAATACTATTAAGTCATTATCCTCGTAAATGATATCAAGAGGAATGTTAGACGATACGATTCCTGGTTGTACTTCTTCTTCAAGAAGCAGATCAATATCATCGTTTTTTTTGACTCGTAACGATAAGGTTGAAACAATCTGGCCATTTAGCAGCAGTTTTTGGTGCTTGATAGCTTTTTGAATTTGGCTTCTTGAAGTATCGCCACAATATAAAGTCAAAGCTTTATCTACTCTTAAACCATCTAAATTTTCAGGGATAATAAAATTATGTCGGGACATATTATAGGACAATGATTAATATTGATTTACCAGCTAAAAACCTTTAACTTATAAGTAAAATACCTATGAACAATATAGCTCAAAAATTAGAATATATAAAATGGCTTAAATCAATTGGTATAGAATATTATTTTTCTACAAAAAAAGATAGTGATATTTCTCTTATTAACGAATTAAAAGGCCACTACAACAAGAAGCAAGAAATAGGTTGTGATACAATTATGGTCAATGAATCAACAAAATTCCATACCGCAGAGAAACTAACTGTTATTAATAATAATGACGTGGATAAAGAAGTATCAAGCGTTAAAGAAGCACGATCTTTGGCAGATAGTATCAGTTCATTGGATAAGTTAAAAGAAATAGTTGCCAATTTTAACGGTTGTACTTTGAAAAACTTTGCACTAAATACCGTTTTTGCAGATGGTAATCCGGGAGCAAAAATAATGTTAATAGGCGAAGCACCAGGAGCAAAAGAAGATGAATTGGGCATTCCTTTCTGCGGTGAAAGCGGTATGCTGCTAGATATAATGCTTTCTACAGTTAAACTATCCAGAAAGGAAAATATATATATAACTAATACAGTTTTTTGGCGACCACCAGCAAATAGAAAACCTACAAAACAGGAAATAAATATTTGCCAGCCATTTTTGGAAAAGCATATTGCTCTTATAAATCCTAAACTAATCATTTGCGTAGGCAGCACGGCCGTTACCGGTCTATTCGGTGATAAAACTAGCATTAATACAGCCAGGAATACTAAACATTTTTATCAAAATAACTATTTGCCACAGCCCATTACCACTATGGCTATTTTTCACCCAGCTTATCTTCTTAGGCAACCTGCTAAAAAAAAGGACACCTGGTTTGATTTAATAAAGATACAACAATTTATCGAAGAAACTATTTGATATACTATTTTGGTTGTAAATTCTTTCAGCAATAAACTACAATTAAAAATTCTAGTAAATTGCTAAGTAGATAAACCAAGAGGTATACAATGAGCGAAGAATTTGCAGAACTTAAAATCAAGGATAAAGTCCATAAATTACCAATTAAAAAAGCTTCGATTGGTCAGGATGTGATAGATGTTACAAAATTATATAGCCAGACCGGTTACTTTACTTATGATCCTGGTTTCATGTCTACGGCATCATGCACTTCTAATATTACTTATATCGACGGCGATAATGGGATATTAAGGCATCGAGGATATGACATAAAGGAACTTGCTGAAAACAAGAATTTCCTTGAAGTATCACACCTTCTGCTCCATGGTGAGCTACCTAATGCAACACAGTATAAAGATTTTAGAGAGGATATTGCCTATCACGCTCTTGTTAATGAACAAACAAGGAATATTTTCGGTGCTTTCCGTCATTCAGCACATCCCATGGCTGTTATATTATCGGTAGTAGGTTCTCTTTCTGCTTTTTATCATGAGAGCCTTGATATGACTTCAATAGAAGGAAGAGAGTTAGCAGCGCATAGAATGATTGCCAAGATGCCAACCATTGCTGCAATGACTTATAAATATTCACTTAGCCAGGCTTTTGTTTATCCATTAGATGAGCTACATTTTACCGAAAATTTTCTACACATGATGTTTGCCTCACCGAGCAAGAAGTACAAGGTAAATCCTGTACTTGCTAAAGCTTTAGATAAAATTTTTATTTTACATGCAGATCATGAGCAAAATGCTTCTACTTCAACCGTACGCACTTGCGGATCATCCGGATCCAACCCCTTTGCTGCTTGTTAGTGCCGGTATTGCATCTTTGTGGGGGCCAGCTCACGGGGGAGCTAATGAAGCGGTAATAAAAATGCTGGCAGAAATAGGTTCTGTTAATAATATTCCGACCTATATAAAACGTGCAAAAGATAAAAATGACAGTTTCCGTTTGATGGGTTTTGGCCATAGAGTATATAAACATTATGATCCAAGAGCAGAAGTACTGAGAGAAACTTGCAAAGAGGTTCTTGAAGAACTGGGTCAATTAAAAGGTAATCCAATGCTTGAAATAGCTATGGAACTAGAAAAAATAGCTCTCCATGATGAATATTTTATCGAAAGAAAACTATATCCGAATGTAGATTTTTATTCAGGCATAATATACAAAGCCATGGGAAT of the Candidatus Megaera polyxenophila genome contains:
- a CDS encoding 4-hydroxy-tetrahydrodipicolinate reductase, translating into MSIINIGLHGSSGRMGAAVTEAIARQSDKFDLVTKFSKHRNNYTLLDFCLASDIIIDFSSADALENLLKVSTETDKKLVIGTTGLSSTHIKEIEKASQSIAILYSPNMSVGANLVIEMAGKISRILEDYDVEIIDIHHKHKKDAPSGTAIAIGQNIAKHREQKFEEVAVFDRVNKGIRKDGDIGFSALRSGGIWGEHEVIFAGSTEVVTIGSRALSREVFANGALFAARWLSSITEPGLYLMQDIFKI
- a CDS encoding FMN reductase — translated: MQSDEFKAAVGKYPTGITIVSTKHDNRFYGFTANSFTSVSLDPALISFCLNVKSASFDAFFNTKYFAINILSNYQIDLATRFASLNIDKFQNVSFTENNFGVPLVSNVLSWIECEKYKHVECGDHYIFIGKALKVTVNNNLDSISPLVYYGKSYKELK
- a CDS encoding amino acid ABC transporter substrate-binding protein, with product MKKLSILLSILFLLLLPACSDNKNDHVWIAGTSADNPPYEFMQNGEIVGFDIDLINEIGKFLGKKLEFRNMEFHSLLAALSTNSVDLVIAGLSNTPERSSRVDFSITYISSEIAILYRKEDNFTNCKDLKGKKVGAQLGTTWNLIANELATANDFTITSLSGNLMLVEELKSRRIDALVLEEAQAKKFIEIYPDLARFAEKNLSSSFAIAMPKNSPHKQDIDRAIKALKNNGTTQALAKKWGLAGAK
- a CDS encoding ribosomal large subunit pseudouridine synthase D; its protein translation is MSRHNFIIPENLDGLRVDKALTLYCGDTSRSQIQKAIKHQKLLLNGQIVSTLSLRVKKNDDIDLLLEEEVQPGIVSSNIPLDIIYEDNDLIVLNKSSSMTVHPGAGDYKDTLVNALLYHTDKLSDEGGEIRPGIVHRLDKNTSGLMVVAKNNAAHRALATQIESRTLKRKYKALVWGIIKPPEGIITQPMARSKLDRKKMTTVKSGGKAAITHYKTLEIFKSGMFSLVECSLETGRTHQIRVHLSHIGHSIVGDQTYGNNKRKTTGCPETLREVLIKFDHQALHSFYISFIHPITEVLMEFEKELPVDYNDLITCLKTS
- a CDS encoding DNA polymerase, translated to MNNIAQKLEYIKWLKSIGIEYYFSTKKDSDISLINELKGHYNKKQEIGCDTIMVNESTKFHTAEKLTVINNNDVDKEVSSVKEARSLADSISSLDKLKEIVANFNGCTLKNFALNTVFADGNPGAKIMLIGEAPGAKEDELGIPFCGESGMLLDIMLSTVKLSRKENIYITNTVFWRPPANRKPTKQEINICQPFLEKHIALINPKLIICVGSTAVTGLFGDKTSINTARNTKHFYQNNYLPQPITTMAIFHPAYLLRQPAKKKDTWFDLIKIQQFIEETI
- the gltA_1 gene encoding citrate synthase, yielding MSEEFAELKIKDKVHKLPIKKASIGQDVIDVTKLYSQTGYFTYDPGFMSTASCTSNITYIDGDNGILRHRGYDIKELAENKNFLEVSHLLLHGELPNATQYKDFREDIAYHALVNEQTRNIFGAFRHSAHPMAVILSVVGSLSAFYHESLDMTSIEGRELAAHRMIAKMPTIAAMTYKYSLSQAFVYPLDELHFTENFLHMMFASPSKKYKVNPVLAKALDKIFILHADHEQNASTSTVRTCGSSGSNPFAAC
- the gltA_2 gene encoding citrate synthase, which gives rise to MLLVSAGIASLWGPAHGGANEAVIKMLAEIGSVNNIPTYIKRAKDKNDSFRLMGFGHRVYKHYDPRAEVLRETCKEVLEELGQLKGNPMLEIAMELEKIALHDEYFIERKLYPNVDFYSGIIYKAMGIPASMFTVLFAVARTAGWVSQWKEMWEDQEFKITRPRQLYTGHVKRTL